Genomic window (Subtercola endophyticus):
CCACTCCTTCTCGTCGAAGCGGTAGTCGCCCATGGCCGACCAGTGAAAGAAGTCCGCGACGATCACCGAGAGCGGCAGGCCGAGCCGGGCGTGTTCGCGCGCGACCGTGAGCAGTTCATCCTGTGTGCGGTAGCGCAGCTTCGACTGCCAGAACCCGCTGGCCCATTCGGGCAGTTCCGGGCTGTGGCCGGTGGCGTCGGCATAGCGCTCGAGAATGGCCGCGGGGGTGGGCGCAGCGGTGATCCAGTAATCGATCTCGCGGGCTTGACTCGCCTGCCAGCGGGTGGCGTTGTCAGCGAACTCGACGCGGCCGACGGCCGGCACGTTCCAGAGCAGCCCATAACCGCGGTCAGAGAGCACGAACGGAATGTTCACCTCGGCGTTGCGCTGCACGAGGTCGAGCGCGAGCCCCTTGATGTCGAGCCGACCGTGCGTGCGCTGCCCCATGCCGAAGAGCTTCTCGCCGGGATAGGCGGCGAACTGCTGATGAATCTCGTAGGCGCCCGAACCGTTTCCGAGAAATACCCGCGCGCCGGGCTGCCAGAAGTGCTCGCGGCTCTCGGTCAGCAGTTCGGCGCCCGTGGAGGTGCGTGTGAAGGTCAGATGAGGTACGGGGTACGGCTCGGCCTCGTCGAAGGTCACGTTCACGGTCAACTCGCCGTTCACGAGCCGGGCCCCGCCGGCCGTGGTCTCGACGACAACACGCGCTGCGCCCGCCGTCTGCGGCGCCGCGTCATCGAGAGCACCGAAGTCGAGAGCACCGTCGTCGAGAGCGCCGACGCTGAAAGCATCGACGCTGAGAGCACGGTCGTCGAGAGCACCGACGCTGGAGTCGGGCAGGCGGTACAGGGCCGCGCGCACGCGAGCGCTGTCGGTTCCCCACGCCTCGATGCGCAGCAGTTCGTGCCCGTGCCGAACCTCGAGAGAGGTGGGCGACGGAAGGTAGCTCACCATGGTCAGTCTTTGACCGCGCCGGCCGTCACGCCGGCGGCGACGTAACGCTGGGCGACGACGAGCAAGACGGCGGCCGGAATCGAGGCGACCACGGCCGTGGCCATGATGGAGTTCCACTCTTGGTTGTTGTTGCCGATGTACTTGTAGATGCCGAGCGTGATCGGCTGAATCTTGCCGCCGCCGTCGAGCGTCGAGGCGAAGATGAAGTCAGACCAGGCCCACAAGAAGGCGAACAACGAAACCGTCACGATGGAGTTGCGGCTGATCGGCAGCACGATCGAGGTGAACGTTCGCCAGGTGCTGGCTCCGTCGATCTTGGCGGCCGACATCAGCTCGTCGGGAATCGCTGACATGAAGGCCGTGAAGAGCAGCACTCCGAATGGAACCGCGATCGTCGAATCCGCGATGATCAGCCCCGGTATCGAGTTCAGGATGCCCAGATTGAGGTAAATCGCATAGAACCCCATGGCCATGATGATGCCCGGAATCATCTGCGAGATCAGGAACACGAAGCTCAGCGCACCGCCCCCGCGCGGCCGGAGCTTCGCAAGCGCGTAACCCGCCGGCGCCGAGAACACCAGTGTCACGATCACGGTGCCCAGACCCACGATGAGGCTCGTGGCAAGGTAGGGCAGCTGCTGGGAGATGACCGCCTGGTAGCCCGAGAACGTCGGGTCGATCGGAAACCAGTTCGGCGGGCTCTTGCGCATGTCGGTGGTCTTCGTGAGGGAGACGTTGATCATCCAGTAGATCGGGAACAGCATGATCGCGGTGAGTACGACGCCGATCACGGTGATGTACCACGTCTTGCGGGGCCGCCGGATCTTCGGCGCCGGGGCGTCGGCGGCAGACAGTGCGGCGCGCGACGGGGTGGCGAATGTGGTCATCGACGGGCCTCCCTTCGTTGCATGAGTATGTAGAGCAGCCCGAAGACGAGCGCCACGATGATGAGAATGTTGCCGACCGCCGCCGCGGGCCCGAAGCGGGGCAGGGTCGAGCCGAAGCCGAGCTGGTACGACCAGGTGGAGAGAGTGGTCGACGAGTTCGCAGGCCCGCCCTTGGTCATGATCCAGATGATGTCGAAGACCTTCAGCGTGTAGACCAGGCCGAGCAAGATGGTGATGGCGGAGACGGGCCGAAGAAGCGGAAACGTGATGCGCCAGAACTTCTGCCAGGCATTCGCACCGTCGAGCGAGGCGGCTTCGTAGAGGTCGGCCGAGATGTTCTGCAGGCCGGAGTAGAGAATAACGAGGTTGAACGGAATACCGATCCAGATGTTGGCGATCGTCACCGAGATCAGGGCCCAGCCCGGCGACGTCAACCAGTTGATGCTGCCGATGCCGAACGCCTGCAGCACCGAGTTCACGATGCCCGAGTCGCTGTTGAGCATCCACGACCAGGTCGAAGCCGAAACGATGAGCGGCAGAAGCCACGGCACCAAGAAGAGGGCCCGCAGGGTGCCGGAGAGCCGGAATTTGTTGTAGAAGAACACCGCCAGCGCCATACCGATGGTGAACTGGAACAGAATCGAGATCAGAACGAAGAAGCCGGTGTGAAAGATCGCGGGCCAGAACGTGGGGTCGTTGAAGACCTTGAGGTAATTGTCGAGACCGGTGAACGGGGCGTTGCCCTGCACGAACGAACGAACCGTGTAGTCACGGATGCTCAGGTCGATGTTCTTATAAAGCGGAACGACGTAGAACAGCGCCAGGTAGATGACGACCGGGGCAAGGAACGCCCACGCTACCCACTGAGAGGAGCGCACCTTGCGCCGTTTGGGCACATTTTCGTCGACTGGGAATCCCGGCGAGGCGACGGGAGGTGTCGCCCCGCCGGCCCGATGCGCAGACGAAGCGCCGGTCTTCTGGGTGATGGTCATAAAGAATTCCTACCTTGATCGTCCGCGGCGGTGGCTGGAGGTGCCGGTTATGTGAATAACCGGCACCTCGGGCTGCCTGTGTATTACTGCGTGGCCGAAGCGGCCGCGGTCTGTGCGGCCTTCATGGCATCGGTCGGCGACTGACTACCCGACATGGCGTTCTGAAAACCGCCCCACATCTGCTGCGAGATGAGCGGGTACTTTGTGCCGAGGTTGTCGCTCGTGCGGCCCTTCGCGGCAGCGACGGCGGCGACCCACGGAGCCAGTTCCGGGTTCGCGGCGACCTGCTGCTGCTGCACGGTAGCAATGGGAGCCACGTACGACAACGTGGTGTCGGTGGTCAGCAGGTTCGCATCGCTGGTCAGGCACGAGATGATCTTCTCGGTGGTGGCGTAACGCGACGTGTCTTTCTGCACCGGAGCGGTGACGAATTCGCCGCCTGTCGGCGCGGCCGCCGATCCGCCCGTCTGAGCGGGAATCGGAATGACGCCGTAGCTCAGCCCCGACTTGTCGGCTCCGGCGAGCTGCCAGGTGCCGTTCTCGCTGAAGGCCGTGTCACCGGCCAAAAACTCCTGCCAGCTCGTGGTCTGTGTGTTGTTGATCACCGAGTTCGGCGCGTAGCCCTCTTTCACCCAGTTGGTCCACAGAGTGGCTGCGGCGACCGCCTGAGGCGAGCTGAGGTCGTTCAGGTTCGCGCCGGCTCCCCAGAACCACGGCAGAAATTGAAAGCTGCCTTCTTCGGTGCCGATTCCGGCGAAGGTGATGCCCTGTTTACCGGCTGCCTTGACTTTGGCGAGGGCTGCGTTGAGCGAATCCCAGTCGGTGACACTCGCGATGTCGACGCCGGCTGCGGTGAGAATGTCTTTGTTGTAGTACAGCGCGAGAGTGTTCGCGCCGATCGGAACGCCATAGGTGTCGCCGTTGCTCTGACCCGCAGCGAGAATGTTCGCGGCGAAGTTGCTCGTGTCGAGCCCGAGGTCTTTGGTGGTGGTCAGGATGCCCGCATCGGCCAGCGTCGAAACGACGGGGTTGTCGATGAGCAGCACGTCGGGGGAGTTGCCCTGCTGGCCCGCGAGCAGTGCCTTGCTGGTCAGGTCGGAGGTGTCGTACCCGGTGCGTTCGATGGTGACACCGGCGTCGGTGCCGCACTTGGCGACGAGTTTGGACCAGTCTGCGGTCTCATCGAACTGAGGGTACGGATCCCAGAAGGTGTAGGTGCCGCCGGCTGCGGCGGCCGACGATGTGTCGGAGGCGGTGCCGCCCGACGAGCAGGCCGCGAGGCCCGCCACGGCGGCGACGGTGAGAACGGCGGCCCCGACGAGGCGCCCCCTCTTGGTTGAACTGATCACGATATTCCTCTCTGAATGTGACGTGGCCGTGCTGGTGCAGGTAACCGATACCGAAAACACCGAAAGTACTTTCGGTCATCACCATAAGGGCGAAAATCCAGCACGTCAAGCGCAAAGTCGGTGCAAAGTGCGTGTAACAATCTACGTAGGGTTTCGCAGGAATCAGACGGGTAGACGATGGACGGCCGCAAGAGGGGTAAAGGCGCGACGACGCTGACCGATGTCGCCGAACTCGCCGGCGTCTCGTTGGCTACGGCGTCGAAGGCGATCAACGGCGTCAGTCAGGTGCGAGCCGAGACCAGGCAGAAGGTGCTCGACGCCGCAGCCGCGCTCTCGTTCACCCCGAACCCCTTCGCCAAGGCGTTGAACTCGGCCACCACCGGCACCATCGGCATGCTCACGCAAGACCTCGACAATCGTTTCGTTCTGCCCGTGTTGCTCGGCGCCGAAGACGCGTTCGGAGCCGGGTCGACTTCGGTGCTGCTCGCCGACGCCCGCAGCGACTCGATTCGCGAGAATCACCAGCTGAACATGCTGTTGGCGAAACGGGTCGACGGGTTGCTGGTGGTGGGACGAACCACGAACCCCCGACCATCCATCACCGCCGGTTTGTCGATACCGGTCGTCTATGTCTACGCCCCTTCTGAAGACCCCGAAGATCTCTCGTTCACGCCCGACAATCACGATGCCGGACGCCAGGCGGTCGAGCACCTGCTCTCGCGCGGGCGCCGCCGAATCGCGTTCATCAACGGCGACCCGTCGTACTCGGCGGCTCGCGATCGGGTCGCCGGTGCTGCCGAGCGGATGCACGAAGAAGGCCTCTCGCTCGTCGGCGGCACCGGACTCTTCGGCCCGTGGGGTGAGCGCTGGGGGCGTCGGTGCACCGAGTCGCTCGTCGAATCCGGCGAGCGGTTCGACGCGCTGCTCTGCGGCAGCGATCAGCTCGCCCGCGGCGCCCTCGATCAGTTGCGCGAGAGCAAGCTCGCAGTGCCCGACGACGTCGCGGTGATGGGCTTCGACAATTGGGACCTGCTCGCCGAGGAGGCCCGCCCGCCGTTGACGAGTGTTGAGATGAACCTGCAGGAACTCGGCCGGTCTGCGGCGCAAGAACTCGTTCGCGCGATTGGCGGGCAGACCGCTCGCGGAGTGCGTCTGGGCCCCGTTCGTGTGGTTCCGCGCGAGTCGACGGGCGCCTGGGCGCACTGACGCCTCGGCGCGCCCTGACGCCTCGGCGCGCGAGGGCGACCCTTTCGGACGAGATGAGCCGCCGGGGCGGCCGCTCTCGTCCGAAGAAGTCGCTCTCGCGCCTCGCGCCTCGCGCCTCGCGCCGCGTGCGGCGTGCGGCGTGCGCCGTGCGCCGCGCGCGGCTAGAGGCCGCGGGCGAGGCGGTAGTAGGCCTGGTTCCAGCGCACCTGGTCGGCGAACGAGCGCAGCTCGGTTGCGGAGTCGATGACGAGCAGCTCGGTCTTGGCGATGTCGGCGAAGTCGGTCAACGTCTCGAGGCCGACGGCCGTCGACATGACGGTGTGGTGTGCGGCGCCCGCGGTGAGCCAGGCGGCGGCCGAGACGGCGAACGACGGCTCGGGCTTCCAGACGGCACGTCCCACGGGCAGCTTCGGCAGCGGAGCGCTGGGCTGCACGACCTCGACCACGTTGGCGACCAGACGGAACCGGTCGCGCATGTCGCTCATCGCCACCACGATGCCGGGACCCGAATCTGCCGTGAAGACGAGCCGCACGGGGTCTTCGCGGTCGCCGATTCCCAGCGGGTGGATCTCGAGCGTGGGCTTCGTGGTGGTCAACGACGGCGAGACCTCGAGCATATGCGCGCCGAGGATGAGCTCGTTGCCGGGCGTGAGGTCGTAGGTGTAGTCCTCCATGAGCGAGGCGCCGCCGGGTAGACCGGATCCCATCACGTTGGCGGCATGCACCAGAACGGCGGTCTTCCAGTCGCCCTCGGCGCCGAAACCGTAGCCGTCGGCCATGAGGCGCTGCACCGCGAGGCCGGGCAGCTGACGCAAGGCTCCGAGGTCTTCGAAGCTCGTGGTGAAAGCGCCGAATCCGCCTTCTTCGAGAAAGGAGCGCAGCCCGATTTCAATGGCCGCGCCGTAGCGCAGCGACTCGTGACGGTCGGCCCCGGGCAGTAGTTCGGGAGCAACGTCGTAGGCGAGAAGGTACTCCTCGACGAGGGCGTCGATCTGGGCATCCGTCGCCGCGGCGACAGCCTCGGCCAGCTCGTTGACGCCCCAGGTGTTGACCTGCACGCCGAAGACCAGCTCGGCCTCGGTCTTGTCGCCCTCGGTCACGGCGACGTAACGCATGTTGTCGCCGAAGCGCGCCAGCTTAAGGGAACGAGTGGATGCCCAACCCGACGCCGCGCGACTCCAGGTGCCGATCGACGCGGTGACCGCGGGGTTCGACACGTGGCCGACCACGGTCTTGCGGGCGACCCCGAGCCGGGTCTGGATGTACCCGAACTCCCGGTCGCCGTGCGCGGCCTGGTTGAGGTTCATGAAGTCGAAGTCGATGTCGGCCCACGGCAGCTCGACGTTCGCCTGGGTGTGCAAGTGCAGCAGGGGCTTCTGCAGGGCGTCGAGGCCTGCGATCCACATCTTCGCGGGGCTGAAGGTATGCATCCACGCGATGAGGCCCACGACCCTGTCGTTCGCGTTCGCGTCGAGGGCTGCGCGGCGAATCGACTCGGAGTCTTTCAGCACCGGCTTCCACACCACGGTGACGGGGATGTCGCTCGAAGCCTGCAGCGCGGCCGCGATCTGCTGCGACTGCTCAGCGACCTGGCGCAGGGTGTCTTCGCCGTAGAGGCTCTGGCTGCCGGTGAAGAACCAGACCTCGTACGAGTCGAGGTCGGGAATGATGCTCGTGCTCACTGCAGGGCTCCTTTTGGCGCTTGGCCGTAGACGTTCTGGTACCGGTCGAAGAGGGAATCAATGGCGGCTTCGGGGATGGGCAGCACCTCGCCCAGCTGGCGCGCGATGTGCACCGTGCGGGCCACGTCTTCGGTCATCACGGCCGCCTTGACGGCGTCGCGGGCGTCTTTGCCGATGGTGAAGACGCCGTGGTTCTGCATCAGCACGGCCCGCGAACGGTGCCCGCTGAGGGTGTCGACGATGCTGACACCGATGGAGTCGTCGCCGATGATGGCGAACGGGCCGACCGGAATCGGTCCGCCGAACTCGTCGGCCATGGCGGTGATGACGCACGGAATCGCCTCGCCGCGAGCCGCCCAGGCGGTGGCGTAGGTCGAGTGCGTGTGCACCACCCCGCCGACGAGAGACATATGCCGATAGACGTATGCATGCGCGGCGGTGTCGCTCGAGGGCGAGCGGTCGCTGCCGGGCGTGCCCGGGATGACCCGGCCGTCGAGGTCGCAGAGAATCATGTTCTCGGGGCTGAGCTCGTCATAGCTCACGCCGCTGGGCTTGATCACGAACAGATCGGCGCCGGGCACGCGGCCCGAGATGTTGCCGCCTGTCCAGATGACGAGGCCGTACTTCACCAGCTCCGCGTGCAACGCGGCGACATCCGCACGGATGCCCGTGATCGCGGCCTCGATCTCAGGGCCAAACGAGGGTGTTGCTGCGGCGGGCGGGGCGGCGGGCGGGGTCGCGGGCGGGGCTGCGGGCGGGGTCGCGGGCTGGGTCGAATCGGTCACGCGTTGGTTCCTTTCGGCAGGAGGCTGGTGACGGCGGCGCGCTCGATGTCGAGCCCGGCGCTGTAACTGTCGAGGTAGCTGGCGAAACCGACGACGTCGGCCTCATCGGGAGCCGCGGTTTCGACAGTGGCGCGGTCGAAGACGCGGTCGCGCAAGTATGTATCGAGGTCGAGGTCGGGATCGAGATCGAGGTCCAGATCGAGGTCGAGCTCGGAACGGGCGGCTGCGAACGATGCGAGCACCGCCATGCCCCACGCTCCGCCCTCCGAGGCCGTTTCGCCGACCGAGACCGGCGTATTGAGCGCAGCGGCGAGGAAGCGCTGCGCCACACCCGCGGTTCGAAAGAGGCCGCCGTGGGCGAGCATCCGGTCGAGCGCGACGCCCTCGTCGTCGAGCACCCGCATGCCGAGGGCGAGGGTGCCGAACACGCCGTAGAGTTGTGCGCGCATGAAGTTGCCCAGGGTGAAGCGGCTGTCGGGGGCTCGAACCACCAGGGGCCGCCCCTCTTCCAAGCCGGTGATGGGCTCGCCGGCCAGGTAGTTGTACGCCAGAAGTCCGCCGGCATCTGCTTCGCCCTGCAGGGCTGCGCTGAAGAGTGCGTCGTAGACGGCGTCGGCGTCGAGGGGTGCGCCGGCGGCCGTGGCGAATCCACCGAACAGCCCCGCCCAGGCGGCCAGCTCGCTCGCCCCGTTGTTGCAGTGCACCATCGCCACCGGGTCTCCGGCCGGCGTGGTGACGAGGTCGAGCTCGTGGTGCACCTCGGCGAGCGGATGCTCGAGCACGATCATCGCGAAGATGCTGGTTCCGGCGCTGACGTTGCCGGTGCGCGGCGCGACGGCATTGGTGGCGACCATGCCGGTGCCGGCGTCGCCTTCGGGCGGGCAGAGCAGCGCGCCCGGCCGCAGTGCGCCGGGCCGCAGCGCGCCCGTCGGGTCGAGCAGCGCGGCTCCCTCCAGCGTGAGTTCGCCGGCGGTCTGGCCGGCGACGAGTACCTCGGGCAGCAGGTCACGCAAGGGTGCGGACGCTCGCGGTGCGGCACCGGACGTCCCGTCGCCGGCCGCCGCGTTGCCGGACGCAGCGTCGCCGGTCCTCCCGGCGAGCCCGTCGTAGCGCGCCAGCAGGTCGGCGTCGTAGTCGTGCGTGGCAGAGTCGATGGGGAACATGCCCGAGGCATCGCCGATACCGATGACCTTGCGCCCCGTGAGCTTCCAGTGCACGTACCCGGCGAGCGTTGTCAGAAAGCGGATCTGTGGAACGTGCGGCTCGGCGTCGATGACGGCCTGGTGCAGGTGAGCGATCGACCAGCGCAACGGGATGTTCACGCCGAACAGCTCCGACAGTGCGGCGGCAGCGGGGCCGGTGTTCGTGTTGCGCCAGGTGCGGAACGGAACGAGCAGCTCACCACCCTCGTCGAAGGCGAGGTAGCCGTGCATCATCGCCGAGACTCCGATGGCGCCGAAGGTCTCGGGGCGCACGCCGTGGCGGCGTTCGGCGTCGGCGAGCAGGTCGGCGTAGGCGGCGCGGATGCCCGTCCAGACGTCGTCGAGCGAGTAGGTCCATAGCCGGTCGACGAACTGGTTCTCCCAGTCGTGGCTGCCGGTCGCGATCACGGTCGCGGGGTCGTCCCCGATCAGGCAGAGCTTGATGCGGGTCGATCCGAGTTCGATGCCGAGAAAGGCGCGGCCCGCGGCGATCGTTTCGCGCGCGGCGGGGGAGTCGGGCAAGAGAAACCTCTTCGTCTCAAGGCGGTGGGGTCGAGCATCCGGTTCGGGAAGTCGTCATGTGAACGTTAACATAATGCCGCCCGATGACAAAGCCTTCGGCCGTGATTGATTCAGACTTCGTCGTGCGACCGGGCTGTGCTCGCGCGAACGACGAGTTCGGGCTGCATCGAGAGTTGGTATTGCGGCGTTCCGGCGAGCTTGCGCAGCAGGAGCTCGACCGAGCGTCGGCCGAGTTCGTCGAAATCCTGCCGCATCGTAGTCAAGGGCGGGTGGAAGTATGCCGCTTCGGGCATGTCGTCGAAGCCGATCACGCTGAGGTCTGTGGGCACGGCGATTCCCCGTTCATCCGCAGCTCGCAGCAAACCGAGCGCCATCTGGTCGTTGGCGCAGAAAACGGCGGTGTACCGGTTCAGCGCGAGCAGCTCGTTCGCTCGTTCGTACCCCGACGTGGCCGACCAGTCGCCTTCGAACGCTGCGTCGGCGGCAAGGCCGGCCTGCGTCATCTCGGCGGCGAAACCCGCCTCGCGTGCTTGAGCCGAGAACCAATCGCTCGGCCCCGAAAGGTGGGCGATGGCACGGTGACCGAGGTCGAGGAGGTGACGGGTGGCGGCGCGGGCGCCCGCGATCTGGTCGACCGAGAGTTCGCTGTCGCGGCTGTCGGCCGTCGACTGCAGGGTCACGAACGGCACCGAGACCTTGAGCGCCGTGAATGCCTCGAGCACGTTCAGTTCGGGCGCGATCACGACGAGCCCCTCGACGGCGTGGTCGAGCAGGCTGTCGAGTCCGCGCTCGACCTCCTGCTGTTCGGCGGAGTCGACATTGACCGTGATCACGAAGTACCCCGCCCGGCGCGCGGCGACCTCGATGGCACGGATCGACGCCGACGGCCCGTACTGCGAACTCGACGCCGACAGCACTCCCAGCAGGAGCGAACGGTTCGACTTGAGCGCACGCGCAAGCCGATTGGGGCGGTAGCCGAGTTCGTCGATGGCCTGCTGCACGCGCTCGCGAGTCGACTCCCGGATGCTCGGGTGATTGTTGAGCACCCGCGACACCGTCTGGTGCGAAACACCCGCCAGCTTCGCCACGTCGTACAGGCCCGGGGGGCGGCGGGCGGGCTGGTCGGGCGGCATGGCTCAACTCTAGGCGGGCGATACTGTCTGTATGCAGTTCACCGGGGTGCACCACATCGCCATCATCGCCAGCGACTACGAGCTCTCGAAGCGGTTTTACGTCGACGTGCTCGGGTTCACCCTCGAGGCCGAGTACTTTCGCGCCGAGCGTGACTCGTGGATGGGAAAGCTCGCGCTGAACGGGCAGTACGTCGTCGAGTTGTTCAGCTTTCCGGGGGCGCCTCAGCGGGCATCCGGACCCGAGGCGCTCGGGCTTCGGCACCTCGCCTTCGCGGCGGTCGACGTGGCGGGGGTGCGGCAGGAACTGATGGCGCAGCAGGTCTCGTGCGAGGAGCTGCGCACCGACCCACACACGGGCCTTGCGATGTTCTTCTTTCGCGACCCCGATGGGCTGCCGCTCGAGGTCTACGAGGTGGGGGCGCCCTACTGATGCTTCGCGGGGCCGTCGCCCCGGCCGCGCGGTCGTCGCGCCCCGCCGTACCGCCGCGTACCGCGCCGCTGCCCCCGCCACGTCAAAACAGCGGAGATTTGCGGGTGGTAGCTCGCATATGGAGACACCCCCTCGAAAACTCCGCTCTTTTGTGGGCCGTCGGCCGGTGTCAGCCGCGCAGCGCCACCGCCTCGCTGACCCAGCGGCGGTAGAGGTCGAAGGGGTCGCCGACTCCGGCGGCGACCAAGTGGATGTGCTGTAGCAGCTCGTCGTGCACAGCGAACCACTCGCTTCCGGCGACTCGATGGGCGCCGAACTGCGCGTGACGGCGCCGTTCGAGGTGCCGGTCGCCGCGCTCGAAGGCGAGTAATTCGTCGAAGTGCAGCTGGGCGAGCCGCCCGCGCGGGTTGGCCGACGTGCCGATCTTGATGCGCTCCCCGGCGCGAACGTAGTACACGACATCGACCCGGATGGCCGCAGAACCCGGGTCGGGAACGTCTCCGTATTTCCACTCGCACACTGCGCAGAGCCAGCCCGACGGGTAGCGCACCCCGAGCCGGGAGCTGCAGGCCAGGCAGGGGGAGGGCAGGGCATCCGTCACGCCGACGTCGGCCGCGACTTCGTCGTACGCCGCGAGCAGGTGCCGGGTGCACAGGTTGAGACTCGACCCCGGCGCCGCCGGTTCGCCGCACGCGGGCTCGCCCTCGAGCCGGGCGCCGCAGGGTGAGGATGCTCGGGGCTCGTGCTCGACCATGCCGACTCCTCTCGCCGTGTTTCGAACACTACTTCCACCCGCCGACATCTATCGACTTTGCGAAAAGGCCCCCAAGATCACCCGGTTCGAGCACTTTTCGCAAAGTGGATTGAGCTACGTAGGGGCACGGGTGGCGTGTCGGGGGGTGGAGGTACTCTCGCCGCGCGGGGAGGGTAGCGGGCGAGGGCGAGGGTGGCGGACGGCGGTGGCAGGCGAGGGTGACAGACAACGTAGCGGCGTGGTGGGCCAGGCGGCAGTTCTCGAAGGGTGCCGTGGTGCCCTACGACGTGGGCGAGTATCGCGAGCAGTGGCAACAGTTTCCCGCGCTCATCCGGCAGTACCATCCTGACCTCAACGACTTCATCACGCTCACGCAGATTCCTCCGGCCGCCGATGTCTACCTCACCTGGCTATGCGACGTGGGGCACGTCTTCGTGGCGACTCCCGACGAGCAGCGCAACCGCCCCGGTCGCACCCGGCGGCGGTCGTCGTGGTGCCCCGAGTGCAGCGCAGGCGCCACCCGCCAGCGGGTTCGGGATGCCCGAGCTCAGGCCGATCCGCCGACGGCGCTTGCGCTGCCGGGGGCCGGGGAGGCGTTCCACAGTGCGGCGGCGCCACGGCCCGCATCCGCAGCCGAGGCGCGATTGCGCCAGTTGCTGGCTGAGCGCCTCGAGTTCGACGCCTCCGTGAACGCGGTTCGGGTCGCGCGGCCGTTCTTCGGTCGGCTCGAGGTGTGGCCGGACATCCTGCTGCCCGACCTGCGCGTCGCCATCGAGTACGACACCGTCGGCCGATTCGGGCTGGAACACGTCGGCAGACGCGAGGTTGCCGACCGCCGTAAAGACCGCTTGTTGCGCGCAGCCGGCTGGGAGGTGGTGCGCATTCGGGCGGGCAAACTGCTGCCGCTCGGGCCCTACGATCTGGCGGCGTCGGCGGTGGCACCGAAACTGGTCGACCGCTTGATCGACACACTGCGCGCGATTCGCGGCGACCTCATTGTGAACGCGTACCTGGATGCACGGCGTTCCGCTAGCGGCGCGGAATGATCAGTGGCTGATCGTCAGGGCGATCGTCGCCAGCGTAGCGGTGACGGCCGCCAGCGCGGCGAGGCCGGTGAGCATCGCGATCTGGGCGGCAGTGGACTTCGATTCGGGTTCTTCGTACGACGACACGGTTCTTCTTTTCTGGGCGGCCGCTTTCGAGCGCAACGGCGAGCTTCGGGTGAGTGTGTGGCG
Coding sequences:
- a CDS encoding xylulokinase, translated to MPDSPAARETIAAGRAFLGIELGSTRIKLCLIGDDPATVIATGSHDWENQFVDRLWTYSLDDVWTGIRAAYADLLADAERRHGVRPETFGAIGVSAMMHGYLAFDEGGELLVPFRTWRNTNTGPAAAALSELFGVNIPLRWSIAHLHQAVIDAEPHVPQIRFLTTLAGYVHWKLTGRKVIGIGDASGMFPIDSATHDYDADLLARYDGLAGRTGDAASGNAAAGDGTSGAAPRASAPLRDLLPEVLVAGQTAGELTLEGAALLDPTGALRPGALRPGALLCPPEGDAGTGMVATNAVAPRTGNVSAGTSIFAMIVLEHPLAEVHHELDLVTTPAGDPVAMVHCNNGASELAAWAGLFGGFATAAGAPLDADAVYDALFSAALQGEADAGGLLAYNYLAGEPITGLEEGRPLVVRAPDSRFTLGNFMRAQLYGVFGTLALGMRVLDDEGVALDRMLAHGGLFRTAGVAQRFLAAALNTPVSVGETASEGGAWGMAVLASFAAARSELDLDLDLDLDPDLDLDTYLRDRVFDRATVETAAPDEADVVGFASYLDSYSAGLDIERAAVTSLLPKGTNA
- a CDS encoding LacI family DNA-binding transcriptional regulator, yielding MPPDQPARRPPGLYDVAKLAGVSHQTVSRVLNNHPSIRESTRERVQQAIDELGYRPNRLARALKSNRSLLLGVLSASSSQYGPSASIRAIEVAARRAGYFVITVNVDSAEQQEVERGLDSLLDHAVEGLVVIAPELNVLEAFTALKVSVPFVTLQSTADSRDSELSVDQIAGARAATRHLLDLGHRAIAHLSGPSDWFSAQAREAGFAAEMTQAGLAADAAFEGDWSATSGYERANELLALNRYTAVFCANDQMALGLLRAADERGIAVPTDLSVIGFDDMPEAAYFHPPLTTMRQDFDELGRRSVELLLRKLAGTPQYQLSMQPELVVRASTARSHDEV
- a CDS encoding VOC family protein, whose product is MQFTGVHHIAIIASDYELSKRFYVDVLGFTLEAEYFRAERDSWMGKLALNGQYVVELFSFPGAPQRASGPEALGLRHLAFAAVDVAGVRQELMAQQVSCEELRTDPHTGLAMFFFRDPDGLPLEVYEVGAPY
- a CDS encoding GIY-YIG nuclease family protein — protein: MVEHEPRASSPCGARLEGEPACGEPAAPGSSLNLCTRHLLAAYDEVAADVGVTDALPSPCLACSSRLGVRYPSGWLCAVCEWKYGDVPDPGSAAIRVDVVYYVRAGERIKIGTSANPRGRLAQLHFDELLAFERGDRHLERRRHAQFGAHRVAGSEWFAVHDELLQHIHLVAAGVGDPFDLYRRWVSEAVALRG
- a CDS encoding zinc-ribbon domain-containing protein codes for the protein MTDNVAAWWARRQFSKGAVVPYDVGEYREQWQQFPALIRQYHPDLNDFITLTQIPPAADVYLTWLCDVGHVFVATPDEQRNRPGRTRRRSSWCPECSAGATRQRVRDARAQADPPTALALPGAGEAFHSAAAPRPASAAEARLRQLLAERLEFDASVNAVRVARPFFGRLEVWPDILLPDLRVAIEYDTVGRFGLEHVGRREVADRRKDRLLRAAGWEVVRIRAGKLLPLGPYDLAASAVAPKLVDRLIDTLRAIRGDLIVNAYLDARRSASGAE